The Mycobacterium avium subsp. avium genomic sequence GCACCAGGCTCTCCATGGCCTCGTTCCACTGCGCCTGCCACACCTGGTAGGTCATCCCGGTGTCACCCTGCCAGGCGTTGGACAGGGTGGCCTGCTCGCTGGCGATGTCGGCGCCCAGGCCCTGCATCGTGCCGGCATAGCCCGACATGTCGGCGGCGTGGCTCAGCATCGCCGGGTAGTTGTACATGATCTGTGACATCACAAGTCCTTTCGCTGTCGGCGTCTCGAAAACGGCTGGGTCAGAACGCGGTGTAGCCGGACGCGGCCGCGGCGTCGGCGGCCACGTAGGTACCGGCGGCGTCGCCGAGGTTGGCCTGGGCGATGTCCAGCAGGGTGTTGACCCGGGCGGCGACTTCCACGAAGCGGGCGTGCGCGGCCTGGAATGCCGCCGAGGACTCGCCCTGGTGGAACGCCTGGGCCGAGACCGCTTCCTGCTCGGCCTGGCTGATCGTGCTGCGCATCAGCGCCGCCTTGGCGCTGAACGCCGATTGTGCGGCTACCAACTGCGGAATGTGAGCGTCCAACATACTCATGGTGCTTCCTTTCTGTTGCGTCCGTTGGGGTTTCGGTGATTCACCTGCATCTGGCTGACTGCCTTACCCCCCTTTCCCCGGCTCGGTCGGATGAGCTCCGTTCTGTGTGTCCTGCTCCCAGGTGCCGGGCACCATGGGCATCCGTGGGCTGCCGCCGAAGTCGTCGTCGGCCAGCTTGGTCAGTCCGGCCGCTTGAAAGGCCTTGCGCCGCTGCTGGGTTCCGGCGAACCCGAGCGTCCCGGCGCCCTGCCCGGAGGCCACCGCCGCGGCCAGCTCCTCCTCGGCGCCGTAATCCGGGGGGACACCGAAACCGGAGTCCATGTCCAGGAATTCGTCGCTGTAGTCGTGCAGCGCGGCCCGCCGCCGGCGTCGCGCTCGCGCCTCGGCGCGGGCCGGCGCGGCCGCACCGGCCGCGGGGATGGTCGCCGCCGGGGCCTTGGCCCCGCCGCGCCCGCTCAGGGTGGGGCCCACTCCGGTGTCCGGGTCGCCGCCGAAGGCGACCAGATAGGCGAAGTTTCCCGCCGCGGCGGCCGGCGCGGGGGCGGCCGGCGCGCCGGAGCCGGCGGCGACCGTGCTGGCCGGGGCCCCGGCGGGGGTGGCGACGCTCGGGGCCAGCGCCACCGCC encodes the following:
- a CDS encoding WXG100 family type VII secretion target, with amino-acid sequence MSMLDAHIPQLVAAQSAFSAKAALMRSTISQAEQEAVSAQAFHQGESSAAFQAAHARFVEVAARVNTLLDIAQANLGDAAGTYVAADAAAASGYTAF
- a CDS encoding WXG100 family type VII secretion target gives rise to the protein MSQIMYNYPAMLSHAADMSGYAGTMQGLGADIASEQATLSNAWQGDTGMTYQVWQAQWNEAMESLVRAYQSMASTHEANTMSMLARDQAEAAKWGG